A genome region from Glycine max cultivar Williams 82 chromosome 5, Glycine_max_v4.0, whole genome shotgun sequence includes the following:
- the LOC113001701 gene encoding glycine-rich RNA-binding protein 3, mitochondrial isoform X2: MWWVAQNITTSLRPFPTEKNPTIPNPSPATVPVPAQFIKHFGKYGEITDSVIMKDRKTGQPRGFGFITYADPSVVDKVIEDPHIINGKQVEIKRTIPRGAVGSKDFRTKKIFVGGIPSNVTEDEFRDFFTRYGEVKDHQIMRDHSTNRSRGFGFITFDSEEAVDDLLSMGNKIDFAGSQVEIKKAEPKKPSSAPPSSKRHNDSRSSYSSGGYGDTYDGFGGSFGMGGGYRSGGAYGGGRGGAYGGFGSEFGGYGGYAGEMGPYRGDLSLGYAGRYGGNFSRGYDLGGYGGPSENYGAYGAGGGSSGGGGAYQSGYDGNLGGGYGGASGGPFYGSSRAGYSAGRYHPYGR, from the exons TCCCACAGAGAAGAACCCCACAATTCCCAACCCCTCACCGGCGACGGTGCCAGTCCCGG CCCAATTTATCAAGCACTTTGGTAAGTATGGTGAGATCACGGATTCGGTCATCATGAAGGACAGGAAAACTGGGCAGCCTCGTGGATTTGGGTTTATAACGTATGCGGATCCCTCTGTGGTCGATAAAGTCATTGAGGATCCTCATATCATCAATGGCAAACAA GTTGAGATTAAGCGGACGATACCGAGGGGAGCTGTTGGCTCTAAGGATTTTAGGACAAAGAAAATTTTTGTAGGTGGAATTCCTTCAAATGTGACTGAAG ATGAATTTAGAGACTTCTTTACACGCTATGGCGAAGTTAAAGATCACCAAATAATGCGGGACCACTCTACCAACCGATCTCGTGGCTTTGGGTTTATCACATTTGACTCTGAAGAAGCAGTTGATGATCTGCTGTCCATGGGAAACAAAATTGACTTTGCTGGATCTCAG GTGGAAATCAAGAAAGCTGAACCAAAGAAGCCAAGCTCAGCGCCTCCATCATCCAAGCGCCATAACGACTCTAGGTCTTCATATAGCAGTGGTGGATATGGAGATACTTACGATGGATTTGGTGGCAGCTTTGGAATGGGGGGTGGGTATAGGTCAGGTGGTGCTTATGGTGGTGGTAGGGGTGGTGCTTATGGTGGCTTTGGAAGTGAATTTGGTGGGTATGGAGGATATGCTGGTGAGATGGGGCCGTATAGAGGAGATCTCTCCCTCGGGTATGCTGGTCGTTATGGTGGAAACTTTAGCAGAGGGTATGATCTTGGTGGGTATGGCGGTCCTAGTGAGAATTATGGAGCATATGGTGCAGGTGGGGGTTCTTCTGGCGGTGGTGGTGCCTACCAAAGTGGCTATGATGGAAACCTAGGAGGTGGATATGGAGGGGCTAGTGGTGGCCCCTTCTATGGGAGCAGTAGAGCAGGATACAGTGCTGGTCGATATCATCCTTATGGAAGATAA
- the LOC113001701 gene encoding glycine-rich RNA-binding protein 3, mitochondrial isoform X1: MESPGNEHVVGGAEHNDVVTPFSHREEPHNSQPLTGDGASPGKIFIGGLARETTIAQFIKHFGKYGEITDSVIMKDRKTGQPRGFGFITYADPSVVDKVIEDPHIINGKQVEIKRTIPRGAVGSKDFRTKKIFVGGIPSNVTEDEFRDFFTRYGEVKDHQIMRDHSTNRSRGFGFITFDSEEAVDDLLSMGNKIDFAGSQVEIKKAEPKKPSSAPPSSKRHNDSRSSYSSGGYGDTYDGFGGSFGMGGGYRSGGAYGGGRGGAYGGFGSEFGGYGGYAGEMGPYRGDLSLGYAGRYGGNFSRGYDLGGYGGPSENYGAYGAGGGSSGGGGAYQSGYDGNLGGGYGGASGGPFYGSSRAGYSAGRYHPYGR, from the exons TCCCACAGAGAAGAACCCCACAATTCCCAACCCCTCACCGGCGACGGTGCCAGTCCCGG AAAGATATTTATAGGTGGTTTAGCGAGAGAAACGACCATTG CCCAATTTATCAAGCACTTTGGTAAGTATGGTGAGATCACGGATTCGGTCATCATGAAGGACAGGAAAACTGGGCAGCCTCGTGGATTTGGGTTTATAACGTATGCGGATCCCTCTGTGGTCGATAAAGTCATTGAGGATCCTCATATCATCAATGGCAAACAA GTTGAGATTAAGCGGACGATACCGAGGGGAGCTGTTGGCTCTAAGGATTTTAGGACAAAGAAAATTTTTGTAGGTGGAATTCCTTCAAATGTGACTGAAG ATGAATTTAGAGACTTCTTTACACGCTATGGCGAAGTTAAAGATCACCAAATAATGCGGGACCACTCTACCAACCGATCTCGTGGCTTTGGGTTTATCACATTTGACTCTGAAGAAGCAGTTGATGATCTGCTGTCCATGGGAAACAAAATTGACTTTGCTGGATCTCAG GTGGAAATCAAGAAAGCTGAACCAAAGAAGCCAAGCTCAGCGCCTCCATCATCCAAGCGCCATAACGACTCTAGGTCTTCATATAGCAGTGGTGGATATGGAGATACTTACGATGGATTTGGTGGCAGCTTTGGAATGGGGGGTGGGTATAGGTCAGGTGGTGCTTATGGTGGTGGTAGGGGTGGTGCTTATGGTGGCTTTGGAAGTGAATTTGGTGGGTATGGAGGATATGCTGGTGAGATGGGGCCGTATAGAGGAGATCTCTCCCTCGGGTATGCTGGTCGTTATGGTGGAAACTTTAGCAGAGGGTATGATCTTGGTGGGTATGGCGGTCCTAGTGAGAATTATGGAGCATATGGTGCAGGTGGGGGTTCTTCTGGCGGTGGTGGTGCCTACCAAAGTGGCTATGATGGAAACCTAGGAGGTGGATATGGAGGGGCTAGTGGTGGCCCCTTCTATGGGAGCAGTAGAGCAGGATACAGTGCTGGTCGATATCATCCTTATGGAAGATAA
- the LOC100778534 gene encoding U-box domain-containing protein 40: MEKEVVENLWNGDRDSQIQAALELGRLSRKQRHKLEESGVMVPLVSMLHSQDYEAIEAALCALLSLSFGSERNKIRIIKSGALPVLVSLLYCHSQTVIIQLTLAAMLTLSSCKANKVAIASSGAIQLLAEFVNSNCSTQSQLDAIATLHNLTTCKEIMPLIVSSGVMFSLLELIHSTVKSSPLVEKAIELLENIVSSSESALCKAAGAGGAIGILVETIEDGSLLSKEHAVSILLLICQSCREKYRGLILTEGVMPGLLQLSVDGTWRAKSIAQELLLLLRDCSNYGSRCKQINHELIERIMEEIEAEGEKLADTTLRLVEEMIAKLNA, encoded by the exons ATGGAAAAAGAGGTTGTGGAAAACCTTTGGAACGGTGATAGAGATTCTCAAATTCAAGCAGCTTTGGAACTGGGTAGATTAAGCAGGAAGCAGAGGCACAAGTTGGAAGAGAGTGGTGTTATGGTTCCTCTTGTTTCCATGCTTCATTCTCAAGACTATGAAGCCATAGAAGCTGCTTTGTGTGCCTTGCTCAGCCTTTCCTTTGGCAGTGAAAG aaataagATTCGGATCATCAAATCTGGAGCTTTGCCAGTTCTGGTGAGTCTCCTCTATTGTCATAGCCAGACAGTGATCATACAATTGACATTAGCAGCCATGCTAACCCTCTCTTCTTGCAAGGCAAATAAGGTAGCAATTGCTTCATCTGGGGCTATCCAACTCTTGGCTGAATTTGTCAACAGCAATTGTAGCACTCAGTCTCAGCTTGATGCTATAGCTACTCTACACAACCTCACAACCTGCAAAGAGATTATGCCATTGATTGTCTCTTCTGGTGTTATGTTCTCCTtgcttgaactgatccacagcACAGTAAAATCATCTCCATTGGTTGAGAAAGCAATTGAGTTGCTAGAGAACATTGTGTCTTCATCAGAGAGTGCACTTTGTAAGGCTGCTGGTGCTGGTGGAGCGATCGGGATACTAGTCGAGACTATTGAAGATGGATCTTTACTAAGCAAAGAGCATGCAGTGAGTATACTTTTACTTATATGCCAGAGCTGCAGAGAGAAATATAGAGGGTTGATTTTGACAGAGGGAGTGATGCCAGGATTGCTTCAGTTAAGTGTGGATGGAACATGGAGAGCCAAATCCATCGCTCAAGAACTGTTGTTGCTTCTGAGGGACTGCTCCAATTATGGCTCAAGATGTAAACAAATCAATCATGAGCTTATAGAACGGATAATGGAAGAAATTGAAGCAGAAGGAGAGAAATTGGCAGATACTACTTTAAGGTTGGTAGAGGAAATGATTGCAAAGCTCAATGCTTAA